The region GGACTGATGTTTTCATCAGAGGTCGACCAGCACGCTATCATTCCGGCTACTGTCTCGTCGGCAAAAGGGTGGTGTTCTGTTTATTTGTCTATTCTGATACCTaggatatttttgtatattaaaaGAGCATGCAAGACATGTACAAGTACAATTACAGAACCGGAGAGaaacaaaacttttggccattAGACTTCACTTACACATATGCACACGCACGCGAAACGAACGGATTAAAGGACGTCCTCAGCTGGAATGAAGGACCACGCCCACCCTTCCTTGGTCATAATCTGCCATCTTCCTCTATACTTCATGACCCCTTTTCTTTAGGGCTCGCTACTACAGGGGCTGGGTATCGGAAATGAAGATCAACGTTTAAGGagacaatttaaatttattcattaatagCTAGAATTTAAATACGTTACTAGCACTTACTCTACCATGCGTGCGACCGAAAATTTGAGCCGATCCCGCTCTGGATTTTCAGTTTGCCACCTTGATGAAACGTTTCGATTTAAACACTGGAGTTCTATGACAAAAAGGCACTGAGACCCTCTGAATCTTAGGGGATAGCACCGATAGACGAATGGTTCATCcgtttacaaaaaaaaattttatcgaaaattgcttttctttttcttttgatcCGCTCGCGAATCCACGACCCGCTGCTTTCCAACGGCAACTATCTCTTTTTTCAGCTCGTTAGGCCAGCCTTGGTCGAATTATTATCGCCTCTGCTTCGCTCTAGGTTCACCTCGTTTATGGTTCCCCTCTGCTATGCATTCCCCTTGCCAGGTGAATTTATGTTGAAGCGGCGCTCTTTTGCCTTGAGATTGAACTGAGGCTCGGGTGCCAAACCTAAGGGATAGCAAAAGTTCCGACTGCTTAAATACCTGTACTGCAAGCTCTCCTCCACTTACCCGCGGATCTGGCCCCAATTTAGCAGCTGAATTTCTCTGCTGACtgctttttttctctttctagCAAGGTCGCGCACGTTTCCGAATCTAAGCAAAAATGTTATTTTACTCTTCACACTTCACTTCAAACCGCTAGGTTGATCAACGTACCTAATTTCTGAGCTTCGCTAGAAGCTACCAGTTGGCTCAGTGTCCAAGACGAAAAAGAGCGAGCGCCATTCTGCCTCGACACTCGGACCCTATTTTCCCCTTCTCGACCCTTCAACTGTCAACTTTCATTACTCTTTTCTCAGATACGATCTTTCACCTATAGGTGGCGcgtttattttttcttcttccaCCCCCCAGTGCTGTTAGGACGCACAGTTGTACAAGAATTTTGGTCTGCCGAGAAGATATCCTATTCCCCGAGTGAATTTCCCCCAAGCTACAGGGCACTTTACATTTAGCATCTTACACTGCCGATCAATAGAATAGACTCAATGAATTTTTTATGAGAAATTTCTTTTTAGAAATCAGGACACAAATGAATttaggaaaatatatatttttaatagttggtgagaaatgagcctcgtagtttttaattcaatattcatgtatattgcgattgacctatttacacgctcatgattgtagtacaccgcctaagtaactatttttacccgcatagctgtgttgttgttttgttcgtgtccaaaacatagctgtaatgttctcacacgcagctgcacacgcacacaacgatgtgtaccgtttggcattggaccgtcgcatcgcctgatcttccaattcccttttagctcgacttcttttcgcggagttgagtcagtagaaatttctagacgaaaccacccgcacgcatactttgtaccgccgcagaaacgatccccccgctgttcttgtaatatacttgtaaaataaccaccaatattaaataatcaataaaataaataagctcaatatataaacgattatacagtccactaattcataaccaatAGTCAAGATACCTTtaccaaaaaaattaaaaatttgagTTCGAAATCaaaaggttttttttatattttattttgtttttgaaccTAAAAAAAGTTGACAAAGTTTTCCAGAATCTTATTAAAGTGAAATTTTATGAAGGTTAAAGTCTGTTAAGCATTAAACATTAAGTAATGAATGTAGCCACCTCTATTGAAATGACAGCGTAAATTCGAATTGGCATTGAATCATACAGGGACTTCAGATAGCCCAGTAATATTTCGCTCCAGGCGCTTTTGATGGCATGTTTCAATTGTGTTCCGGATTCATACACTTTACGCAAAACCATCCCCATACGTTCTCTATATTATTTAGATCTAGAGAGTAAGGTGACCACTCCAGTAATGCAACATTTTGGACTTCAGTCCACTTCTTGACCACTATAGCCGTATTGGGGCATTGTTTCGCTGAAAAGTCCAATGTAATGTCTCAAGGATGTTGAAAAAGTAGGGAAATGGCATTTGGGGTAGCGTAGCTCTTTATAGCGAATGGCATAGCTCGTTTTTAAGTCCGTCTGCGAGCAAGACTTAACAAGACTTCACTCATCGCTATcggatttttatacccgatactcaaaatgagtattgcggtatattagatttgtagtGAAAAAGGATGTGtataacgtccagaaggaatcgtttccgaccccataaagtatatatattcttgatcagcatcaatagccgagtcgattgagccctgtctggctatccgtccgtccgtctgtccgtccctattagcgcctagtgctcaaagactataagagctagagcaacgatgttttggatacagaatatttcaaaacttcgccccgcccacttccgcccccacaaaggacgaaaatctgtggcatccacaaattcatAATAGAGAATGACCGTATCTATGAGACTGCTGAATCtcgatcagatcggatcatttttatagccaaaaggataaaattaatttgcagtggctacgcagcgcccgacgacatgttcagacacgttttctgtctctcccgcacgcacacattgtccctcaatgtagccatactgactatgtatcgggtataaatatagaGTTGCAGTCGctgcagcaactcacaacgttcctcctCGCTATAAATATAGCCGGTCGCAGCAACAACTCAACGTTCCCCCTCTTTTCTAAGTGCGTCTACGACCGTTCCGTGATACTATcgttttatattaaatttactTCCGTTTCCTTTAATTGTGTGTGGTGCCCATAGCTCAAGCACTTCCGATTGATGGTGCCCGTTCCAAACTGGGCTTAAAAAAATAATCGCGGCCTTAAGTATCGTGCTGCAAAGGACTATGGGTATGGGCCTAGCAGACAACCTAATGGCTACTGTCTGCGATGGTAGCCCAGCCAATGGGCTAGCCGTTTCAAATGGCAATTGGCATTTTCCAGGTTTGTGTGGTTTCACCCATCTGGATAGGATTTTTTTCGGCAAAACAAAAGCGCCCTTCTTCGAGGTATTTTCAAGAAAATTATATGATTCGAGCTTCACGCTAACGAATCGGAGGGACGTCTTCGCTAATTTGCCAGATTATCACCCAACAGTCCCCGAATATCATCAACATTAAACACCAGAGCTGTTCAACATCGAAAACATGGCTGaacatttttttcgtttccgCGGAAccctattttatttattttattttatttcctgcTAGTGTACAGTGCTGTTACATAGGGATTTAGAAAGATTTTGTAGGCAGCGATGGCCGCTGTTGATGGGGTGACTCATCCATGGTGTTCCACCAGATCGACCCCTGCAGAAGGTTTGCTGGAAGCCCTAGGTCCAGCGATGCAAATGACGAATACCTGGAAAAAGAAAGTACAAATCGACGATTAGTGTTACATTTATTGTTAATAACTTGATACTTCCAGACACCCAGACGGAACCTTTATACGAGACGGTTGCTGCACAAGTTCGCAAGGTGCTTTGGGCCCCACCCTGAAAGTAAGTATAGTGGATTAGGCCTATTGGGGACACCACTTTACAAAAAAACGCACCAAAAACTCGACCTCTTGGGTGGTGTGGAATGAGTTTTCCATATTTCAtgaataaatatgaaaatatatattttctttcaatacttgtttcttgtttcatCTCATTTCAGTATGCAGAGATTTTGAATCATTTTTAGCTATGCTTACTGcttacttatttattttcttcgATGGAGCCATTAAAGCTGAGCTCGATTCTTTGGCTCGGTGCGCGAGAACATCCGAGGCAGGGCCAAGCGCCGCCCTGCAATAAAAATATCGAACGAATCTTTCGCACCATCGGTTCAGTTCCCAGCCATCGTAGAGCAGGGCGGCCAATGCAaagctgtgggaaggtggagTAGGATATTGTTGGTTAAGAATTTGGGCAGATATCGTGGCTTTCCACTCAACTTGTTGATGTGACACTGAAAGTCTGCTGTCGACCTCATCGTGGCCATTGTCACAGTTGGTTGTACCATCGCAGACCAGAGCCTTGTCGCTGCCCTCGCCTGACTGTCCGCTGAACTGATACGCCGGCTGTCTTTTCGTCACAGCGCCTGGAGGCGGATATACAGTCGTTGTTCATGTCACTATTCCCGCCACTTACAATTATCTAGCCTACAGGCCGGATGCACGCCGTTCCACTCCGGTCTTGTCGTCTTGCCGGACACCGGCAGCGGCACATTCGGGCAGTCTGTCGTAGCTGGGGGCATGCAGAGCATATCCTTGTCGACATCTGTGTGATTGGCCCGTCTTGATCAATGTCCTCTAGTGTTCCAGTCGCTCCAGTACACGTAGTCCTAGCTGTCAACCAGTCGTCTAGTCTCCAATCGAATCTGAGCTTCCGGCCATGATTATAGCTCGGATCCGTCGTATGGAGTCCGAGGGAAGGGGCGACCTCTGTCCGTCTGACCACCCCTTCCAGGATGCGCGCCCTCGGCATTGTCCACTCTGCACAGGAaaatattcctcgattttgatattccgttgaatattactagctaaatAGAGCCCTTAGCTCTGCCCACATCattttagcccattgatgaatcaattttctacttaactggcttattttaattacttgcttttattgtattttgactaaaacaaggtttaaacaaaatagttcaacaaaaaatcagtcgcaatgttgctggtatttaaagaCATGATGCGCGTATAGGTCTTTGtgcaccctatttcgttaattttatatgtagatcaaacgcaatttattaagaccttttctcaaattgatatgtttttgacttattcatgtgtattattagtatcttgtatatatttatctcgaaCCTGAGCCTTgaaagacaaacgtattcacaattctataacatccattacccccagggtatgtgtgcatggaattggcaacatgtttgtgtatggaacgagactcattgttgctaaagcgaactggggcgaactgcggcgaactgcggcgaattcaaattcgattcaaaaaacgaccaattctttgttccgttgaataatactatctatatggaacatttagccatgcccactcaattttgtacgattgatgaatcaattccatacatgattggcctgttcgaaatacttgcatttattggatttttatataaaactgaaaatgaaattaatagattgatgaaattgacaaaaataccatgggagcgcggcgaaaaccagtatttctacagtatgaccctcagaaatataccaaaatataccgtctcatgtAAAAATATACGTAAATATACTGATTtcgatattccgtggaatattcaggccatgcccacatagttttatccgattaatgaatcaattttctacttaactggcttattcttattacttgcttttattggatctcTATATAccgttgaaaatgaaatttaatagattgatgaaattagCTAAATAcaccattatataccgatatacgTGGCGTCTCGttataaatagaaataaataaattaaatatgccGCTATAAACCGCAAAAATTGGTTCCGATCGCCCTGATCGGATCGGCTTTCGTTACCGACTATAGAGGAACTATCGatcatacaatttttaaatgaTATTCACAGAGTAAATTCTTTTGGACAAACTCTATTGAACTAGTTCATTACTGaactaaaataatttaatttataaatgttATCCAGCACtgtataataatataatactaaaataaacaatttgatttgatttaaatattaattgtaTAGACCAAAAATGATTGCGCAAACATTAAGAGCCGTTGCTCAAAGAAGCCGGAGCTTCGTTTTTCCACACGGCTCCTGTCGTATGCTGCACAGCGGCATGGCTGTtaacttcagcaaggcatacGACTACGATGGCAAAACAAAAGTCACAATATTCAATACAGAAACGGACCTAGGACTTATGATTACTGGTTATAGTCAATATGGGTTCAGACTCAACAACGACATGGTCCTAATTGGTCCAATCAGTGTTTTTCCTAGGTACGTAGAATATTCCCACCAAGGGCGGTCGAATTATGTAAACATGCACATGCAATTGGTTTCCCTATGGTTTCATTTCAGGTCAGTCCTTTCTTGGAATGTAAACACGTTCGAGGACATCAACGAAGAAAGCCTCAGCTTGTTCCCTACTCTGGATCCGAAAATTGATGTTCTCATAATTGGTATTGGAGACCAAAGCCCGTCGCCGCCGCTGTCCAAGCGGATCATAGAGTTCATGaagaaacacaaaataaaCGTTGAGGTTCTTCGAACGGAGCAGGTGAGTTTGTATGCCAAGTGACAATACCTGAACAGTAGATAATATCCACTACTTTTTTCAGGCTTGTGCTACCTTCAACTTTCTTAATGCTGAGAACAGAATGGTGGCATGCGCGCTCATACCACCCCTGCATATATCGTATAATGAGAACGACATTCTGCAAACGAAGCTAAAGCAGAAGGAACTGTATGAGACCGATTAAACGGactgttttcgtttttcttatGTAAGGGTGCTGTTTGTATAATATTTGCGTCATTGTTAGGAATTAAACGAAGGTTAGATTAACCCGGTCGGCTCTCAGCGCGGCCACGCATAGGCCagtatggcccttagttatcctgATAATGGGGGTATAAACCATCGCGGTCATCGAGAATttacagtcctttcgtggtaggtgcagtggtagtggctaagtttctcgttgcattccttgcacattattttcgaggttctgcaggtggtggtactcctccacctgctttCGGTTTATGATCTGGCCTGCTCTAGATCGCTTTGCAGAgttctaagggagacaggcacgttctcggttctcatATTCGCCAGCCGGAAGCCTTCATTAGTACGATGGCTGGGAAGTAGATCCGCACTGACTTTGTCGGGCTTAGGTTGTCTAGTGCCTGCTTGTCAAGACGCTTCTGCATCTGACCGCGGACGCCTGCATGGATCTAAttgccgcttggctgtcgacgaatagatGACCGCATCATGTGCTCGCTCTATACGCTGCGCGACCTCTGCTGCTTTCATGATGGCGAAAGCTTCCGcatggaatatgctgcatccGTCCGGCAGCTTATACTACAGCCTTATCGCAGGGTCTGTGCAGTATAAGCTCCTACTTCTCCGTCCATCTTAGATCCGTCCGTATATATGTTGAGCTTGGTCCCTTCCCTTTTCCCAGCCTTCGGGTCCCAGAGATGAGATAGTTTCAATGTcgaggcaagtttggggggtcatatAATCAGTAGATCTGGTCATGTCCCCGCtgattgaactatgcccgtatccttgtggcgacaTTTTTCCTGATGCGATTAGGCgctgtgctgcctttcccgcaatcaagTGAGTGTGAATGTCTAGTGGGTCTATTCCAAGTacggtttcgagtgcttttgttggggttgtcGCTGTGGGTAGCGCAACCGAGATGTaaatccagtgcattagaaaAGGTGACAggcccatgtgctgctgagcatcttcttggatgcataaagcgcaatggtggccttcttcaccctttagAGTATATTGGGtttccatgccagcttgctgtccagtattGTGCTTAGGTATTTTTCCTGTGtttttggggtcagcctactttggtcaattttcgggggcgTCCATATACCTTGCAGGTACCTTgcacctcttggtaaagagtcctacctcttccgcccactcacgtatctcccggATACgcttccattaaggagctgaggggcgatggacatacacccgtaataagtatgcttatgtcatcttcataagctgttatttttggggccttccttttaaatctcttgatgaggtcgtcgaccaccagatttcACAGGAGtcgcgacaggactccaccctgaggtgtgcctctgtgagCCCCTTTAACCATGGAATCGGTGCCCCACTCCGGTTGCACACATCTAAAACTTAGGAGGTTCTTGATCCAAAGGTTGATTGCTGGGCGtgtgttattcgcttctacgCGATTCGTTATTGCTGCTGTGGCCACGTTATTGAATGCTCCGGAGATGTTGACAAATACTCCCAGTGCatactttttattgtgaagggcgttctcgatggtggctactaacGAGTGTAGTGCATCTCCACCGATTTCCCTTTGGTGTAGGCATGTTGGTtagttgacatcagtccctcaACCGcattcctgatgtgtaaaTTAAACAGCTTTTCCAGTGCTTTTAGTAGAgcggaggtaaggcttatcggtctgtaatctTTGGGACTCACATGAcagcactttcctgcctttggaaggaagacaactctcgaggttctccattggatagggatatagcccgtactttcCAATGCTGTGTATATTGCTGAGAGCCATGGggtgataacctctttggCCACCTGCATCATGGTTGGGAATATCCcttccagtcctggtgcttttatgcccgcgaagggGTATATAGCCCAGTGGATTTTTTTAGTGGTTAACAGGTCTGTTTGGgggtgttgttcctcggttgctaggtccatGCTCTTCGGCTTCGGTGACCttggtgcatccagggaattGCGCCTCCTTTAGTACTGATAGGACTTCTCTACTGCcttctgtccactgtccgttatCTAGTTTTAATTGAcactgtactgtgggctgctttgagaGCAGCTTCTGGAGCATAGCGGTTTCAGGCATTTTCTCGATGTTGCAGCAGAACTTCCGCCACGAGTTCCTGTGTGCCGTACGTATTTTCTTCTTGTAGCTACTAAGTAGGATTTTGTATTCCTCATTGACGATCTCTTTGTTCCCTTTTGTGGCGATCTTAGAGAATTCCTTGAAGTTGTTCCTTTGGGGAGAAAGATATCGGTTCCACCATTgtggcttggacctcttcTTTGTTCTTGAGGGGTTAAATGGTAGGCATCCAGTAACTCCTTGAATAGCGTCtctagggacttctctatatccatTTCAgttttcactgagcccggttTCGAAGTATGTGCCTTTTTAAACTTTACCCAGTTTGTATTCCGGGGTATCTATAGACTGTTATCTTCGAAGTGTGTGTGAATTCGCACttaaactgaatgtacttatggtccgAGAAGGATGGACTTTCGAGGACTCTCCAGCCAGATACCAAGGTACTCTTTCCCGTGACGAGAGTTAGGTCGTGCACGTTTGACGAGGTGGGACCTACGAAAGTGTGTTCCTGCCCCACGTATGCTAGTGGATAATATAAAGTGtaggagtgactcacctctatcATTGATGTCGGGGCTTCCCCACTTATTGTGATAGGCTCAACCACGAAGAGATGAGACCGCGAAAACTCACGACACGCGCCAACGGCAAATCCGCCAAGTCGGCAAAGCGCGACTGGGATGACCCAGTCGACACACGATCACCAAGTGAGCGAAATGCCATCCCTGCGTATTGATAAGCGCCGGCCTGGAACCAGATAGGAGCTTACGAAGAAACCCGGCCCCGAGTACAGACGTTTTACCAATCTTAGAACTTAAGAAAGTGCTAAAAGTATTTATAATAAAGTGTCCAATTATCTAAATAATATCAACAGCGTAAGTCATTCCAAAGAGCCGAGGCGACGCTACCCCACCTCACGTCCACATACACCATTCGATACACACTACTAGCAACTCTCGCCCTAGCCCCGATCCATCCTCTCTACGAGAGGCCAACCCTGCGTCTCCCTCAAAGTTCCATCCActtctacaaatttcttgtggattgacccctggacgtgactgagcttacctcGGCCTGAAAAAGGTCCATCAcaacatctcctccaccttgttAGCGAATAAACCGTTGCTCTCCCCTTGGGATATATCCACCCTGCCTTGGAGCCGGCTCAGTAGCTTATATTGAGCTTttgccttcatcccctccctGGAACGCTTCCGCCCGAGTTAGTGAccggttaatatttttcgggggagCTTCCCCTAGTGTTTTATGGCTgtccgccaggcacctctagccatggccctggttcagTTCACTGCATTACCTCGGACAGAGCAAGCAAGAAGGCATTACCCTTGCCTGGATAATGCAGTGtccgtggagggttcagctagaggattttcgccagccgGAATTAAACGaacatttaatttcaaatttctttACTCGTAGACATAGTTTTAAGTGTATAAAAGCTAAGGCATCAAACTGCAGTCAAACTGCACTTTCCTTTGttgatttgatttcgatttcagtCGGCTGTTGCGCCAGGATAGCGCTCGATAAGCATGGCAACGCCCTGGCCGCCGGCTGCACAAGCTGCGACCACACCAAGCTTGCCATCTTCGCGAACCAAGCGGTTCGCAGTGTGCATGCACAGACGGACACCAGTTGCGGCAAATGGATGTCCGATGGACAGGGATCCGCCCCAGTTAT is a window of Drosophila pseudoobscura strain MV-25-SWS-2005 chromosome 3, UCI_Dpse_MV25, whole genome shotgun sequence DNA encoding:
- the LOC6898115 gene encoding uncharacterized protein isoform X2 translates to MVQPTVTMATMRSTADFQCHINNFALAALLYDGWELNRWCERFVRYFYCRAALGPASDVLAHRAKESSSALMAPSKKINKVGPKAPCELVQQPSRIKVFVICIAGPRASSKPSAGVDLVEHHG
- the LOC6898115 gene encoding uncharacterized protein isoform X1, which produces MLCMPPATTDCPNVPLPVSGKTTRPEWNGVHPACRLDNCAVTKRQPAYQFSGQSGEGSDKALVCDGTTNCDNGHDEVDSRLSVSHQQVEWKATISAQILNQQYPTPPSHSFALAALLYDGWELNRWCERFVRYFYCRAALGPASDVLAHRAKESSSALMAPSKKINKVGPKAPCELVQQPSRIKVFVICIAGPRASSKPSAGVDLVEHHG
- the LOC4803507 gene encoding NADH dehydrogenase [ubiquinone] 1 alpha subcomplex assembly factor 3; the encoded protein is MIAQTLRAVAQRSRSFVFPHGSCRMLHSGMAVNFSKAYDYDGKTKVTIFNTETDLGLMITGYSQYGFRLNNDMVLIGPISVFPRSVLSWNVNTFEDINEESLSLFPTLDPKIDVLIIGIGDQSPSPPLSKRIIEFMKKHKINVEVLRTEQACATFNFLNAENRMVACALIPPLHISYNENDILQTKLKQKELYETD